The following are encoded in a window of Rubellicoccus peritrichatus genomic DNA:
- a CDS encoding glutaredoxin, with translation MNIKAWLKPYCGWSNGVRAIFKKYDLEFTDIDIINDPNNYAEMVEKSGQTLSPCVEVDGVMLADVSGEEVENYLLSNNLIAPNGQAVDVPTNAPCTDEEHERMASKTIRFF, from the coding sequence ATGAATATTAAAGCTTGGTTAAAGCCATACTGCGGATGGAGTAACGGAGTCCGTGCGATCTTCAAAAAATACGATCTCGAATTTACCGACATCGACATCATCAATGACCCAAATAATTATGCTGAAATGGTTGAGAAATCAGGTCAGACCCTTTCTCCCTGTGTCGAAGTCGACGGTGTGATGCTTGCTGATGTGAGCGGAGAGGAAGTCGAAAATTATCTTTTGAGTAATAACCTTATTGCGCCGAACGGACAGGCGGTTGATGTGCCAACCAATGCCCCTTGCACCGATGAAGAGCACGAGCGCATGGCTTCAAAAACTATCCGATTTTTCTAG
- the tal gene encoding transaldolase: MDTVTATNQLEQLKQYTKVVADTGDFESIKEYAPQDATTNPSLILAAVEKPEYAVLLDKAVADRDTSLSGSALVRSITIDLLTLFGKEILAIVPGRVSTEVDARLSYDAEASVAMAKEIIALYESRGISRERILIKLAATWEGAKAAEALKVDGINCNMTLMFSLAQAIACADVKAQLISPFVGRIMDWYHAKTGETYTGAEDPGVHSVTEIYNYYKKFGHETEVMGASFRNTGEIIHLAGCDLLTISPKLLQELAASNEPLECRLSVENAKKADIEPIEVDEKAFRWMLNEDAMATEKLAEGIRRFAVDIRKLEALIEAKL; this comes from the coding sequence ATGGACACCGTAACTGCCACAAATCAGCTTGAGCAGCTTAAACAATACACGAAAGTCGTAGCCGATACCGGCGACTTTGAGTCAATCAAAGAATACGCTCCTCAGGATGCGACGACTAACCCTTCTTTGATCCTGGCGGCTGTTGAAAAGCCAGAATACGCTGTCCTGCTTGATAAAGCAGTTGCAGATCGTGATACCAGCTTGAGCGGCTCAGCGCTTGTTAGAAGCATCACAATCGATCTGCTGACGCTTTTCGGTAAGGAAATCCTCGCTATCGTTCCTGGTCGCGTTTCGACAGAAGTCGATGCCCGCCTCTCTTATGATGCCGAGGCAAGTGTGGCCATGGCCAAGGAGATTATCGCCCTTTACGAGAGCCGTGGTATCAGCCGTGAGCGCATCTTGATCAAACTGGCCGCTACCTGGGAAGGTGCCAAAGCAGCTGAAGCGCTCAAGGTTGACGGCATTAATTGTAACATGACGCTCATGTTCTCGCTCGCACAGGCTATTGCCTGTGCCGATGTGAAAGCTCAGTTGATTTCACCATTCGTAGGTCGAATAATGGACTGGTACCACGCCAAAACAGGTGAGACCTACACGGGCGCGGAAGATCCAGGTGTTCATTCCGTCACTGAGATTTACAATTACTACAAGAAGTTTGGCCATGAAACAGAAGTTATGGGGGCCAGCTTCCGTAACACGGGTGAGATTATTCATCTTGCAGGTTGTGACCTGCTCACCATCAGCCCGAAACTCCTGCAGGAGCTTGCTGCGAGCAATGAGCCTTTGGAATGCCGCTTGAGTGTCGAGAACGCGAAAAAAGCGGACATCGAGCCGATTGAAGTCGATGAAAAGGCCTTCCGTTGGATGCTCAATGAAGATGCAATGGCAACCGAGAAACTTGCTGAAGGTATTCGTCGTTTTGCTGTTGATATCCGCAAGCTTGAGGCCTTGATCGAAGCGAAGCTGTAA
- a CDS encoding DUF423 domain-containing protein, translated as MNKKSSTILIISSLCGFFGVVLGAFGAHALHDRLVEANMLRVWETAVDYQLFHTLALGIVAVLAMLWPKKAIYTSIAFLWGFGILFFSGSLYWLALGGPKWLGPITPIGGLLLILGWLLLGVLGVIGLKSRPE; from the coding sequence ATGAACAAAAAATCTTCTACTATATTGATTATCAGCAGTTTGTGCGGATTTTTTGGGGTTGTTCTAGGCGCTTTTGGTGCTCATGCGCTGCACGATAGGCTGGTGGAGGCAAATATGCTCCGAGTTTGGGAAACAGCGGTCGATTATCAGCTGTTTCACACTTTAGCGCTGGGGATTGTTGCTGTTTTGGCAATGTTATGGCCGAAAAAAGCCATCTATACTTCCATTGCCTTTCTTTGGGGCTTCGGCATCTTGTTTTTTAGCGGTTCGCTTTACTGGCTGGCACTCGGCGGGCCCAAGTGGCTGGGGCCAATCACGCCAATTGGTGGCCTTTTATTGATCCTTGGTTGGCTTTTGCTTGGGGTTTTAGGAGTTATAGGGTTGAAAAGCAGACCGGAATAG
- a CDS encoding TorF family putative porin, with protein MKKFIASLAIATAAAGLSAQETGSSISDLSITGTFDFETQYVFRGVALAQQSFQPSVEFGFPVLGGDLYTGVWTNQPITNGTANEIDFYGGFAYPVTDMFTVDVGFTYYWYPEGVGATPGISQTREIYVGVSADVILSPALYFYYDFDLEQTVLEGSIGYSFDLGEYIGTEGVSFDLGGYLGWLNADAANGSQRGGVAKAGNGYTYLGVTADLVYAFSENVSSSLGVRYSYNNDGTLAQGAITTGKENNLWFGATLGFAY; from the coding sequence ATGAAAAAGTTCATCGCATCCCTTGCGATCGCAACTGCAGCAGCAGGTCTTTCCGCTCAGGAAACCGGCAGCAGCATTAGCGATCTGTCTATCACCGGAACATTCGATTTCGAAACACAGTATGTTTTCCGTGGTGTCGCACTTGCTCAGCAGAGCTTCCAGCCTTCCGTAGAATTCGGTTTCCCAGTATTGGGTGGCGATCTCTACACTGGTGTTTGGACCAATCAGCCAATCACTAATGGCACCGCTAACGAAATCGATTTCTATGGTGGTTTCGCATATCCTGTAACGGACATGTTCACCGTTGACGTAGGTTTCACATACTACTGGTACCCCGAAGGTGTCGGCGCGACTCCTGGTATCAGCCAGACTCGTGAAATCTATGTTGGTGTAAGCGCTGACGTTATTCTTAGCCCAGCACTTTACTTCTACTATGATTTCGATCTAGAGCAGACTGTGCTCGAAGGTTCGATCGGTTATTCTTTCGACCTCGGTGAATACATCGGCACAGAAGGTGTTTCCTTTGACCTTGGTGGATACCTCGGCTGGTTGAATGCTGACGCAGCTAACGGCTCACAGCGCGGTGGCGTTGCTAAGGCTGGTAACGGCTACACCTACCTCGGTGTTACAGCTGACCTCGTTTACGCTTTCAGCGAAAACGTATCATCATCACTCGGTGTCCGTTACTCATACAACAATGACGGAACCTTGGCTCAAGGTGCCATCACAACTGGTAAGGAAAACAACCTCTGGTTCGGCGCAACTCTCGGTTTCGCTTACTAA